The proteins below come from a single Salinilacihabitans rarus genomic window:
- a CDS encoding GNAT family N-acetyltransferase encodes MDQEPDDAATGVEVCVVADDRELEDAFAVRHEVFVEEQDVDEELEYDEYDDDAVHFVAYDGDEPIGVARLRTLEDDRVAKVERVAVLKPRRGEGLGRELMAAVERETDRLGIAELTMHAQTHAEGFYADLGYERRGSTFEEAGIPHVEMWKRLD; translated from the coding sequence ATGGACCAGGAACCGGACGATGCCGCGACCGGGGTAGAGGTGTGCGTCGTCGCCGACGACCGCGAACTCGAGGACGCGTTCGCGGTTCGCCACGAGGTGTTCGTCGAGGAGCAAGACGTCGACGAGGAACTCGAGTACGACGAGTACGACGACGACGCGGTTCACTTCGTCGCCTACGACGGCGACGAACCGATCGGGGTCGCCAGACTTCGCACCCTCGAGGACGACCGCGTCGCCAAGGTCGAACGGGTCGCGGTTCTGAAGCCGCGACGCGGCGAGGGGCTCGGGCGCGAACTGATGGCCGCCGTCGAGCGCGAGACCGACCGGCTGGGAATCGCCGAACTCACGATGCACGCACAGACCCACGCCGAGGGCTTCTACGCCGACCTCGGCTACGAGCGCCGGGGGTCGACGTTCGAGGAGGCCGGCATCCCCCACGTCGAGATGTGGAAGCGCCTCGACTGA